One window of Oreochromis niloticus isolate F11D_XX linkage group LG23, O_niloticus_UMD_NMBU, whole genome shotgun sequence genomic DNA carries:
- the LOC100708586 gene encoding major histocompatibility complex class I-related gene protein-like, which yields MKTLMILFLLCYIASAVRHTMKYFITGSSGVPNISELVGAGLVDDIPMCYCDGSNKVLEPRQDWVKNMLKNNSELLEWHTEQCFKYLPDFFRALIIRLKQQFNQTGGVHVIQRIESCDWDEDTGEVTGLIQYGYNGEGFLEFDLKTLSWIALKPEADLIKQRWDADKDSNKDNEIFLTEKCPEGLKMYLDYGKSYLQRKVRPSVFLLQKTPSSPVSCHATGFYDRAILSWRKDGKQLQEGMDNGEILPNNDGTFQMSVNLNVSSVRPEDWNRYDCVFQVSDVDQKIVNKLDKTLIRTNWGKKHSKEVIPIILVVLVLVVIIAAVGFAVYKKKKETQNVHPHGNNSELSVSLNQNNMDKYQK from the exons ATGAAAACACTGATGATACTCTTTCTCCTCTGTTACATTGCATCTGCAG TAAGACACACAATGAAGTACTTCATCACTGGATCATCTGGAGTTCCAAATATCTCAGAGCTTGTGGGTGCTGGATTGGTTGATGACATTCCGATGTGTTACTGTGACGGCAGCAACAAAGTATTAGAACCAAGACAAGACTGGGTGAAAAACATGTTAAAGAACAACTCTGAGCTGCTGGAGTGGCACACTGAACAGTGCTTTAAGTATCTGCCAGATTTCTTCAGAGCCTTGATTATCAGACTAAAGCAGCAGTTCAACCAAACTGGAG GTGTCCATGTTATACAGAGGATAGAAAGCTGTGACTGGGATGAAGACACAGGAGAGGTGACTGGCTTGATACAGTATGGTTACAATGGAGAAGGCTTTCTTGAATTTGATCTGAAGACACTGTCATGGATCGCACTGAAACCTGAGGCTGACCTCATCAAACAGAGGTGGGATGCTGACAAAGATTCAAACAAAGACAATGAAATCTTCCTCACTGAGAAGTGTCCAGAGGGGTTGAAGATGTATCTGGACTATGGGAAAAGCTATCTACAGAGAAAAG TTCGTCCCTCAGTGTTTCTACTCCAGAAAACTCCCTCCTCTCCAGTCAGCTGCCATGCGACAGGTTTCTATGACAGAGCCATATTGAGCTGGAGGAAAGATGGAAAACAGCTTCAAGAAGGCATGGATAATGGAGAGATCCTTCCTAACAATGATGGGACCTTCCAGATGAGTGTTAATCTGAATGTTTCATCAGTCAGACCTGAAGACTGGAATAGATAtgactgtgtgtttcaggtgtcAGATGTGGATCAAAAAATTGTCAACAAACTGGATAAAACATTGATCAGAACcaactgggggaaaaaacacagtAAAG aggtCATCCCCATAATTCTTGTTGTTCTTGTTCTTGTTGTCATCATTGCTGCTGTTGGATTTGctgtttacaaaaagaaaaaag AAACACAAAATGTGCATC CTCATGGCAACAACTCTGAACTTTCTGTGAGCCTGAATCAAAACAACATGGACAAGTATCAAAAGTAG